The DNA segment AGCGGCGCGTTCGCGAGCATCACGCTGCGCTCGACGGCGCCCGCGGGAGCGGCGATCGCGGCGGCGATCGCGACGGCGGCGACGGTCGACGTGCGCGCGCTCATGGCCGCACCTCGAGCCGCACGACGCGGACCGACTCGGCGCCGGCCGCGAGGAGGTAGAGCGCGCCGTCGGGCGTGAGGTAGAGCTCCGTCAACGGGGGCACGAGGGGCGGCGCCGGGAGCGCGGCCCGGGCCACGAGCGCGCCGCTCCGCTCGACGACGAGCAGCTCGCGATCGACCGCGGTCCGGCCGAGCTCGCAAAACCGCTCCATGACGACGAAGGCGCGGCCGAGGCGATCGACGCCCACGAGCCGCAACGACGCGAGCGGGCCGCCGGCCGAGAGGCCGACGCGCGTCTCGATCCCGCCGTCGACGAACACGATCTCGCCGCCCTCGCCGCTCGTCTTGACCGCGCGGGTGCCGGTCGGCACGCCGCCCGACCGCGCGACGGGCCGCGGCGGAAGGGTTCCCGCGACCGAGATCGCCGGGCGCCCGGAGGCGTCGACGCGGACGGCGAACAGCTTGTTTCGCACGGGATCGGACAGCAGGATCGTCCCGTCGCCCGACACCGCGATCGCGTTCGCCCCGAGCGCCGGGTGCTCGCTCCCCGCGGGGACGAACCCCAGCCCCTCCTCTCCCTCCGCGTAGGGGAGCTCGAGCTCGAGCGCCGTGACGAGCCGCGACGCCGCGGGCGCGCCCGGCGGCACGGCGACGTCGGCGGGTCGCGCCTCGGCAGCGGACAGCGCGTGCGGGACGAGGCACCCCGCCGCGAGGATCGACGCGATGGCCATGCTCCTCATCAGTGCGCGCCTCCGTTCGGAGCGGGCTTGCCCGCGCCGCCGTCGCCGCCGAAGTAGTCCAGCTTGCGCCGGTCCGTGGACGCGGCCCGGGCGCGCTTCCTGGCCCACTCGCGCAGCGCCTTGATCTCCGGCTCGAACGTGTCGTACAGCGTCACCATCTCGGCCGCCGCCGCCGCGAAGTCGCCGTCGGCCACGCCCTCGCCGCGGGCGAACGCGGCGTACATGCCGGCGATGACGACCTGCTCGAGCTCGCTGCCGGTGAACCTGTCCGTGCGGCGCACCAGGGCGTCGGCGTCGAACGCCGCCGGATCGAGCCCGCGGCGCGCCAGGTGCACGAGCAGGATCTCGTGGCGCTCGCGCGCGTTCGGCAAATCGACGAAGAAGATCTCGTCGAAGCGGCCCTTGCGCGGCAGCTCGGGCGGCAGATCGGCCACGCGGTTCGCGGTGGCGACGACGAAGACCTCCTTGGACTTCTCCTGCAGCCAGGTGACCATCCCGCCGAGGAGCCGCGCCGCCATCCCGCCGCCGTCGCGATCGAACCCCTTCTCGATCTCGTCGATCCAGAGCACGACCGGGGACATCGCCTCGGCGACCCGGATGGCGCCCCGGAGCGCCTCCTCCGGGCGCGGCTGGCCGAACACCGCCGAGAGGTCGAGCCGGACGAGCGGCAGCCGCCAGAAGCTCGCGACCGCCTTGGCCGTCAGCGACTTGCCGCAGCCCTGCACGCCCATCAGGAGGAGCCCGCGGGGCGCCGGCAGCCCGTACGCGCGAGCCCGCTCGGAGAACGCGTCGCGCCGCTCGGCGAGCCACGCCTTGAGCTGGTCGAGGCCGCCCACGTCGTCGAGGGAGTCCGGCGCCTCGATGTGCTCGAGGACGCGGCTCCTGTGCAGCGCCTTGCGCTTGTCCCGCTCGACGGACGCCCGCGCGCCGTCGGCGTCCTCGGGCCAGCCGATGAGCGCCTTCGCGAACGCCCGCCCGGCCTCTGCGAGCGCGAGCCCCTGCCCCACCCGGACGAGCGCGGCCGCGTCCTCCTCGGTGAGCAGCACGCCGTGCTCCTGGCAGACGCCGTCGAGCTCCTTCTCGAGCTCGGCGGGGCTCGGGAGCGGCAGCTCGACGACCGCGCTCGTGCGCTCGAGCTCCGGCGGCAGATCGACCCACGGCGCGATGACGACCGCCACGCCGCCGTCCCCGCCGCCCGCCGCCATGTCGGCGAGGCGCCGCAGGAGCGCCGGATCGTCGAGCCGCCTGTGGACGTCGTCGAACACCGTCACGACGGGGCGCCCGTCGTCCGGAGGGACGGCGTCGTCGCGGGCGTCCTTCCGCGGCGTCGAGACCCGCATCCCGACGCGCTCCGCCGCGACCCCGAGGAGCCGGAGCGCCCGCTCCTCCTCGTCGGTCACGATGAAGAGGTGCGGGTAGCGCGCCCTCAAGTGCAGCTCGACCTCCCGAACGAAGCTCTCTGCCGAATCGCCTTTCATGGCACCACCTTTCGGGGACATTCTACCAACTAGTCCCGCGGGGTTCACCCGCTACTTGTCGCGAATCCGCTTGACCTGCCGGGGCGTCTCGGCCAAGATTCCCGCCGCTCTCAGGGGCGCATCGCCCAGAGTCCAGGAGGACGGGATGGCTTCTCTCACCGGTAAATTGGAGCGGATTCGCAGGGCCAAGCGCACCAAGCAGGGCAAGAGCCGCAAGCAGGCGTCCGCCAAGGGCACGACGCCGCGGTTCCCGATCCACGTCGAGGACGCCAAGGACTGCGCCCTGCCGCAGCCCCCGCGCACGCAGAAGGACGCCTGATCCGCCGCGCCGGCCGCCTCATGCCTCGAACAACGCCCGCATCAACGCGTCGTGGAACCGCGGCCGGAACGCCTTGATCGCGTCGAGGCTCTCGCCCATGTGCACGCGGTTCGTGAGGAGCGCGATCGCGCACCCGGCGCCCGGATCGATCCAGAGCGAGCACCCGGTGAACCCGAGGTGGCCGAACGTGCCGCGCCCCATGCGCGCGCCGGCCGACGAGCCCTCCGCGAGCGCGAGGTCGAACCCGAGCCCCCTGCCCGACGGCCGCCGCCGCACCGCCGCCTCCGCCGTTTTGCGGGACAGCCACCCGCCCCGCCCCGCGAGGGCGTCCAGCCAGGCCGCGCCGAGCCGCGCCACGTCCGCCGCGGTGGAGAACAGCCCCGCGTGCCCGGCGGCGCCGCCCATGGCCCGCGCGTTGTCGTCGTGCACCTCACCGACGAGCTCCCGGCCCGGCCGCGGGCGGATCGCCGTGGCCGCGCAGCGCTCCGTCGGGTGGAACCGCGTGCGCAGCAGGCCGAGCGGCCCCGTCACCTCGGCCGCGACGACCTCCTCGAGCGGGGCCGCGGCCACGCGCTCGAGCCAGACGCCGAGGGCGATGAACCCGAGATCCGAGTAGCGCGCGACGCCGTCCGGGGCGGAGGCCGGCGGCGCGGCGGCGAGCGCGGCGAGCAGTCGCGCCTTGCCCGCCTTTGTGCCGCGGGAGCCGGGCTCGACCGATTCGTACAGCGGCGTCCACGGCACGAAGCCCGCCTCGTGCGCGAGCAGCTGCTCCAGCGTGGCGTGCGCCTGCGGCGTCCCCGAGAGCTCCTCCACCCGCCCGCCGAGCTCCGCGCCCATGGCGAGCACCCCGCGCTCGCAGAGGCGCAGCGCCGCGCCGGCCGTGAAGAGCTTCGTCAGCGACGCGACGTCGAACAGCGTGTCGTGCCCGATCTCGGCCCCCCCCGCCGCTCTCGTGGTTCCGGCGCACGCGAGCTCCCGTCGCCGCTCCGGCCCGACGCACCACGCCGCCTGCGCCCCGGAGAAGGCGCCCGACCGCACCCCCTCCCCGAGGATCCCCTCGATGATCCGCCTCGCGTCCCGCACGCCCCGAGCCTCCTCCGCCGCCGCTCCCCGCGCCGCGGCAGGATTCATGGTGGATCCCCCGCGCGCCGCGTGTCAAATGCGGAGGAGTCGGTTGACCCTTGCGCGAATCCCGGAACGCGTTACTAGAGTGGCGGAACCGGAGGGCCCGCGCGCGGCCCGCGAAAGGAACACAGATGAGCATCATCGAGACCTTCAAGAGTTTCACGTTGTTGGGGGCCGAGTGGGTGATGTGGGTGCTCGTCGCCCTGTCGGTCGTGTCGATCGCCATCATGATCGAGCGCGCCATGTACTTCCTCGGACAGCGCCCGAACGTCGCGGCGCTCATCACGGATCTGCGCGGGGCGCTCGCCGGCGGGGACCACGCGGCGGCGGCCAAGCGGCTCGAGGGCGCCAAGGGCGTGACGGTCGCCGTGGCCCGCGCCATGCTCGCGGACGCGGGGCTCGGCGCGGCGTCGGCCGGGGAGTCGGGCGCGAGCGCCGCGACGCGGGAGAAGCTCAAGCTCGAGAGGAACCTGACCTACCTCGGCACGGTCGGTAACAACGCGCCGTTCATCGGGCTGTTCGGCACCGTCATCGGCATCATCCAGGCGTTCCACGACCTCTCCCTGAACACCAAGGGCGGCGCCGCGACCGTCATGTCCGGCATCTCGGAGGCGCTCGTCGCGACCGCGATGGGCCTGCTCGTCGCCATCCCGGCCGTGATCGCGTTCAACATCTTCCAGCGCCGCATCCGCGCCATCATGGGCGACGCGGAGAGCCTGCAGCACTCCCTGCTCGCCGCGCTCTCCGGAACGGCGGACGACGCCTCGAAGAAGGGATAAAGACGATGGCGATCACCGGGAAGAACGACAACGACGGGGAGATCATCTCCGACATCAACGTCACGCCGTTCGTCGACGTGTCGCTCGTGCTGCTGATCATCTTCATGGTCACCGCGACCTACATCATCGCGCAGTCGATCCCCGTGGATCTGCCGGAGGCGGCCACCGGGGAGAACGTCGTGACGACGCTCGCCATCACGATGACGGAGAACGGGGACATCTACCTGGACGGCGTCAGGACCGACGCGGCGGCGCTCTCGCGCACGGTCGCGCAGGCGCACTCCCAGAACGAGGATCTCCGCGTCGTCATCGCCGCCGACAAGAAGGTCTCGCACGGCGCGGTCGTGTCGATCATCGACCTCGTGCGCAAGCTCGGCGTGAGCAAGTTCGCCATCAACATCGACTCCAAAGCGAAGGGCGACTGAGCCGGAGATGACGCTGCGCAGCGAAAGCCGCCACACCCTCGCGCTGATCCTGTCCGGCGGCGTGCACGCGCTCCTGGTCGCGCTCCTCCTGTTCCTCCCGACGCAGCTGGCCGAGGAGTGGGACATCGTCGACATGACGATCTCCGAGAAGGCGAAGCCCCCGCCGCCGCCCCCGCCGCCGCCGGAGGAGGAGCCGGTGCCGGAGACCGAGCCGGAGCAGGTCAAGGTGAAGCCGAAGGCCAAGCCCGAGGAGCCGCCGCCGCCCCCGCCGGAGGAGGAGCCGCCGAAGCCCGAGACCGCGCCGCCCGTGTTCGATCTCGGCGACAACACGTTCGCCGAGGACGGCTCCGGCGCGAGCTGGGCGCTCGGGCGGTCCGAGGGCAACACGAAGTTCGGCGCCCTGGCCAAGCCCGGGCAGAAGCCGGCGCGCGACACGAGCCCTTCACTTCCGAGCGGCGACGGCAAAGGGTTCAAGCCGGTGCCGGCGAAGGATCTCTCGCGCCGCCCCGAGCCGCGCGAGGGCGACATCCGGATCCCGCCCTACCCGACCGAGGCCAAGCGCGAGGGGATCGAGGGGCGCGTCATCCTGCAGGTCTTCATCGGCAAGGACGGGGCGGTGAAGAACGTCCGCGTGATCAAGGACCCGGGCGGCGGGCTCGGCGCGGTCGCGAAGGCCGCGATGCTCGACGAGCGCTGGAAGCCCGCGCTGGACAAGAAGGGCGACGCGGTCGACACCGTCATCACCTACGCGTACGTGTTCGTGCTGGACGGGTGAATCACTCCACCGTGAAGCAGGCGGTGCCGCTCCCCGCCTCACTCCAACGCGTCGAGCAGCATCTCGATCGGCGGATCGTCCCGCCGCGTGCGGGCCGCCTCCTCGACGATGCGCCGCGCCTCGGCGTCGCGCCCCGCGCCGTGCAGCACGAGCGCGCGCGCCACGGCGGCGTCGTAGGACGCGTCCAGCGCCGCGAGCGCGTCGATCGCGGCCAACCGCTGGCCGACGTCCGCGCCGAACGCGGCGGTGAAGTCGAGCTCCGCGCGCCGCTCGGCGGGCGCGAGCGTCCCCTCGACCGGGATCCCCACCGCGCCGCACCAGCGCTTGCGGAAGAGCACCTCGGGCAGGTGCCGGGCGCCCCGGAAGTCCCCGCGCGGATCGATCAGGCCGCGCTCCGCGGCGCGGAAGACGAACGTGCCGCCCGCCTCGACGACGCGCGCGAGCTCCGGCCCGTCTCCCGACAGCACGGCGGCCGTCCCGGCGCGCCGGGCCGCCTCGAGCATCGGCACGAGCGCCTTCCCGAAGTCCGCCGCGAGCTTCTCGCCGAGCAGGAGGTAGCGCCCCCTATCCGCCGCCGCCGCCGCGGCCGCCGCCTTGCGGAACCCGTCGTACAGCGCCCGGCTCCGCTCCTCGGGCTCCTCGTCGCGCAGGGCCGCCACCTCGGCCGCGTGCAACGCCTGCAGGTCGGAGACGAGCCGCACCTCGTCGCCGCGCGGGGCCACGCCCCCCGTCCGCTCGGCGAGCGCCGCGAGCGCCCCGTCGACCTCTGCGTCCCGGAACGCCGCCCGCGGCATCTCGGGCAGGGGCGCCTCGCCGCAGCGAACGGCGAGGAAGATTGCGCCCCCGATCCCGAGGAGGGCGACGGCGAAGATCACCCTGGATTTCCCAGAAACGGCGCGGCTCGCAGCCATTCTTTCCCCCGTCGGGCTTGCCTTTTCCCAATCGGGAGTCATGCTACACTATCCTCGCTCGAGTTCGAGCGATTTCGTGGCGGCGCGGACCCGATGGAACACAAGAGACAATACCAACGCGTGGATTTTCGTGCGGACGTGGAGATCGCCTTCGGCGAGAAGGCGCAGCCGGGCCGGACCGTGAACATCAGCCAGGGCGGCGTGTTCCTCGAGACGCGCCCCGTCCCGACGCTCGACGACAAGGTGGTGCTCCGGATCAGTCTTCCGGGCGTCGCCGCGAGGTCGGAGATCCCGTGCATCGTCCGCTGGAGCAAGGAGCCCGACGGCGTCGGCCTGCAGTTCGAGAACCTGCGCGCCATCGAGGTCTGGGCGCTCAACAAGCTGCTCAAGTCGATCCAGCCGAAATCGTAGTCAGGGGCGTATGGCCATACGCCCCTACGACGTGCCCGCCCTTCCTCACGCGAGCAGCCAGTCCAGGTTGGCCTTCTCCCACGCCAGCGCCTCGTCGTAGCGCTCGAAGCCGCGCTCGAGCGCCCGGAACCGCCGCGTGTGGAACCGGCGGCGGCCGTTCCCGTCCTCGCAGGGGAGCACGTGGTGCAGCATCTCGTGGTACACGATCCAGTCGAGGACGAAGTCCGGCACGCGCGCGGAGTCGAGCACCTTCGAGACGCGGATCGTCCGGTCCTCGAAGCTGTAGGTCGCGAGCGCCCGACTCCGCGAGCGCGTGCGCCTATGCCGCCGCGATCCGGAGCCCCGCGCCGCGCCCCAGCGGATCGTCACGTCGCCGATCCCGCCGAAGTACCGCTCCCGCACGCGCCCGAGCACGGGCTCGAGGTCGTGCACCTCCCCCGCCGCGCTCCCGTGCGCCCGCCGCGTCCTTGCCGCGCCGCCGATCTCCCCGCGGTGCCGCCGGATGAACCCGTCGAGGACGCGCGAGGCCGCGGGATCACGCGCGGCGACGAACCGCGCCAGCGCGTGCAGCTCGATCGACCCCGCGTGGCGGAACAGCCGGTGCAGCCGCACGACGAGCCGCCCCCGGGCGCTCTTGTAGGAGATCATGGTGTGCCGGTTCTCGTGGAACACGACGT comes from the Pseudomonadota bacterium genome and includes:
- a CDS encoding AAA family ATPase, translating into MKGDSAESFVREVELHLRARYPHLFIVTDEEERALRLLGVAAERVGMRVSTPRKDARDDAVPPDDGRPVVTVFDDVHRRLDDPALLRRLADMAAGGGDGGVAVVIAPWVDLPPELERTSAVVELPLPSPAELEKELDGVCQEHGVLLTEEDAAALVRVGQGLALAEAGRAFAKALIGWPEDADGARASVERDKRKALHRSRVLEHIEAPDSLDDVGGLDQLKAWLAERRDAFSERARAYGLPAPRGLLLMGVQGCGKSLTAKAVASFWRLPLVRLDLSAVFGQPRPEEALRGAIRVAEAMSPVVLWIDEIEKGFDRDGGGMAARLLGGMVTWLQEKSKEVFVVATANRVADLPPELPRKGRFDEIFFVDLPNARERHEILLVHLARRGLDPAAFDADALVRRTDRFTGSELEQVVIAGMYAAFARGEGVADGDFAAAAAEMVTLYDTFEPEIKALREWARKRARAASTDRRKLDYFGGDGGAGKPAPNGGAH
- a CDS encoding beta-lactamase family protein codes for the protein MNPAAARGAAAEEARGVRDARRIIEGILGEGVRSGAFSGAQAAWCVGPERRRELACAGTTRAAGGAEIGHDTLFDVASLTKLFTAGAALRLCERGVLAMGAELGGRVEELSGTPQAHATLEQLLAHEAGFVPWTPLYESVEPGSRGTKAGKARLLAALAAAPPASAPDGVARYSDLGFIALGVWLERVAAAPLEEVVAAEVTGPLGLLRTRFHPTERCAATAIRPRPGRELVGEVHDDNARAMGGAAGHAGLFSTAADVARLGAAWLDALAGRGGWLSRKTAEAAVRRRPSGRGLGFDLALAEGSSAGARMGRGTFGHLGFTGCSLWIDPGAGCAIALLTNRVHMGESLDAIKAFRPRFHDALMRALFEA
- a CDS encoding MotA/TolQ/ExbB proton channel family protein translates to MSIIETFKSFTLLGAEWVMWVLVALSVVSIAIMIERAMYFLGQRPNVAALITDLRGALAGGDHAAAAKRLEGAKGVTVAVARAMLADAGLGAASAGESGASAATREKLKLERNLTYLGTVGNNAPFIGLFGTVIGIIQAFHDLSLNTKGGAATVMSGISEALVATAMGLLVAIPAVIAFNIFQRRIRAIMGDAESLQHSLLAALSGTADDASKKG
- a CDS encoding biopolymer transporter ExbD, which produces MAITGKNDNDGEIISDINVTPFVDVSLVLLIIFMVTATYIIAQSIPVDLPEAATGENVVTTLAITMTENGDIYLDGVRTDAAALSRTVAQAHSQNEDLRVVIAADKKVSHGAVVSIIDLVRKLGVSKFAINIDSKAKGD
- a CDS encoding energy transducer TonB — encoded protein: MTLRSESRHTLALILSGGVHALLVALLLFLPTQLAEEWDIVDMTISEKAKPPPPPPPPPEEEPVPETEPEQVKVKPKAKPEEPPPPPPEEEPPKPETAPPVFDLGDNTFAEDGSGASWALGRSEGNTKFGALAKPGQKPARDTSPSLPSGDGKGFKPVPAKDLSRRPEPREGDIRIPPYPTEAKREGIEGRVILQVFIGKDGAVKNVRVIKDPGGGLGAVAKAAMLDERWKPALDKKGDAVDTVITYAYVFVLDG
- a CDS encoding PilZ domain-containing protein, with protein sequence MDFRADVEIAFGEKAQPGRTVNISQGGVFLETRPVPTLDDKVVLRISLPGVAARSEIPCIVRWSKEPDGVGLQFENLRAIEVWALNKLLKSIQPKS